The following are encoded together in the Planctobacterium marinum genome:
- a CDS encoding Na(+)/H(+) antiporter subunit B — translation MLTALTIIALKDLFAVAMLSGIYGLLSASLFVVLDAVDVAFTEAAVGAGISTILMLTTLAITGRYELSKPKLRTRVGLVLVTVIGVLLIYGTLGMPHFGGTDNPANGHVAAWYIANTSEQIGIPNYVTAVLASYRGFDTFGELVVVFTAGIGVLALLPHTPGNFEVDDHQPMKQHLILRIISKLLIPFILLFALYVQFHGDFGPGGGFQAGVIFAAAIILYSMIFGLAKTMSVINFAVVRFCAALGVLLYGAVGIVSMLKGDVFLNYSALAEDTLAGQHIGIILIELGVGITVAAVMICVFFTFSGSVDMSDKPGEKRAMQDNMEQ, via the coding sequence CTGCTCACAGCATTAACCATTATTGCGCTTAAGGATTTGTTTGCTGTTGCCATGTTAAGTGGCATTTATGGCTTATTGTCTGCAAGCCTGTTCGTGGTTTTAGACGCCGTGGATGTTGCGTTTACGGAAGCGGCAGTGGGAGCGGGAATTTCAACCATTTTAATGCTCACCACGCTGGCGATTACCGGTCGCTACGAATTGTCAAAACCGAAACTCAGAACCCGCGTGGGCCTGGTACTGGTGACTGTCATTGGCGTATTACTGATTTATGGCACCTTAGGGATGCCACATTTTGGTGGTACAGACAACCCTGCCAATGGTCATGTGGCTGCCTGGTATATTGCTAATACCTCTGAGCAGATTGGCATTCCAAACTATGTTACCGCTGTTTTAGCCAGCTATCGCGGTTTTGATACCTTTGGCGAACTCGTGGTGGTATTTACTGCAGGTATCGGTGTATTAGCGCTTTTACCGCACACGCCAGGTAACTTCGAAGTAGACGATCATCAGCCCATGAAGCAGCACTTGATTCTGCGCATTATTTCTAAATTGCTGATCCCCTTCATTTTACTATTTGCCTTATACGTGCAATTTCACGGGGACTTTGGCCCAGGCGGTGGTTTCCAGGCCGGTGTAATTTTTGCCGCGGCGATTATCCTGTACAGCATGATCTTTGGGTTGGCAAAAACCATGTCGGTTATTAATTTTGCTGTAGTGCGGTTTTGCGCGGCACTAGGTGTTCTGTTGTACGGCGCAGTGGGTATTGTCTCCATGCTCAAAGGCGATGTGTTCCTGAATTATTCTGCTTTGGCAGAAGATACGCTGGCGGGGCAGCACATTGGTATCATTTTAATTGAGCTGGGTGTGGGTATCACCGTTGCAGCCGTCATGATATGCGTCTTCTTCACCTTCTCTGGAAGTGTGGATATGTCTGATAAACCCGGTGAAAAACGGGCAATGCAAGATAACATGGAGCAGTAG
- a CDS encoding cation:proton antiporter subunit C, whose amino-acid sequence MTFDSDFLQMFYGLFNYWIVVALMMCGLYVVITDGNLIKKVVGLTILQTSVFILYISMANIAGATAPIEVPEGAVYSNPLPHVLILTAIVVSISTTALALALIVRIKRAYHTVEEDVIQRWDVKKYRNEKRGRGHHE is encoded by the coding sequence ATGACATTTGACTCTGATTTTTTGCAAATGTTTTATGGGCTATTCAATTATTGGATAGTGGTAGCGTTGATGATGTGCGGTTTGTATGTGGTGATCACCGACGGCAATCTGATTAAGAAAGTGGTTGGGCTCACTATCCTGCAAACCTCGGTGTTTATTCTCTACATTAGTATGGCGAATATTGCCGGAGCAACCGCTCCGATTGAGGTACCTGAGGGAGCTGTATATTCTAATCCGCTTCCACATGTGCTTATTCTCACCGCAATCGTCGTGAGTATTTCTACCACGGCATTGGCCCTGGCGCTGATTGTTCGAATAAAGCGGGCCTATCACACAGTGGAAGAGGATGTTATTCAGCGCTGGGATGTGAAGAAATATCGCAATGAAAAACGCGGTAGGGGGCATCATGAATAG
- a CDS encoding monovalent cation/H+ antiporter subunit D family protein — MKNAVGGIMNSVHLPILQVLVPLLAAPLCLLINHKKLNWIFTLLVSGFSFFVAVQLLMTVSNSGPLSYHLGGWLPPYGIEIHIDQLNAFVAMIITAISTLVLLSAYTSLEDKNDITQGVNTYFYVAYLLCFAGLLGILVTGDAFNLFVFLEISSLASYVLIALGKDKRALWASFQYLVMGTIGATFILIGIGLLYMKTGTLNMADLAARLPEMADTRTVFVAFCFFIVGVCLKMAVFPLHMWLPNAYAFAPTVVTAFLAASATKVALYVVVRFVFVVFGVEFSFTIVPLQAVFVTLGALGVIVASLVAINQKNIKRMLAYSSVAQIGYMVLGLSIGTATGLMASLLHLFNHALMKGALFLALGAIFYRVGGVSLKHLQGIGKEMPLTMAAFVIGGLSIIGMPLTVGFVSKWYLLQAALEQSWYMVSLIILLGSLLSVIYIWKVVEAAYFKPALADRKPVTEAPLSLLIPIWILVLANLYFGIDTNLSVTTTEQVAQQLLQGGKP, encoded by the coding sequence ATGAAAAACGCGGTAGGGGGCATCATGAATAGCGTGCACTTACCCATCTTGCAGGTGCTTGTGCCTTTATTGGCTGCGCCTCTGTGTCTGTTAATTAATCACAAGAAGCTGAACTGGATATTCACCCTACTGGTCAGTGGCTTTTCCTTCTTTGTGGCAGTGCAACTGTTAATGACGGTGAGCAATTCTGGTCCCTTGTCTTATCACCTCGGTGGTTGGTTACCGCCGTACGGCATAGAAATTCACATAGATCAGCTCAACGCCTTTGTAGCCATGATCATCACTGCTATCAGCACACTGGTATTATTGTCTGCCTACACCAGCCTGGAAGACAAAAACGACATAACCCAAGGCGTCAATACCTACTTTTATGTGGCTTATTTATTGTGTTTTGCTGGACTGCTGGGCATCCTGGTAACTGGCGATGCCTTTAACTTGTTCGTATTCCTGGAAATCTCATCGCTGGCCTCTTATGTGCTGATCGCATTGGGTAAAGACAAGCGCGCTTTATGGGCTTCCTTCCAATACCTGGTGATGGGGACCATAGGTGCCACCTTTATTTTGATTGGTATCGGCCTGCTTTACATGAAAACCGGCACGTTGAATATGGCCGATCTAGCCGCGCGATTACCCGAGATGGCGGATACCCGAACGGTATTTGTCGCCTTTTGCTTCTTTATTGTAGGGGTCTGTTTAAAGATGGCGGTATTCCCGCTGCATATGTGGCTACCTAATGCTTATGCCTTTGCACCGACAGTTGTTACGGCCTTTTTAGCGGCTTCGGCTACTAAAGTGGCGCTTTATGTTGTGGTGCGGTTCGTCTTTGTGGTGTTTGGCGTAGAGTTCTCCTTCACTATCGTGCCCTTACAAGCCGTATTTGTAACCTTAGGAGCACTCGGAGTGATAGTCGCATCGCTGGTGGCTATCAATCAGAAAAACATCAAGCGCATGTTGGCCTATTCCAGTGTCGCACAAATCGGATACATGGTACTGGGTTTAAGCATCGGTACGGCAACCGGGCTTATGGCCAGTTTACTGCATCTGTTTAACCATGCCTTGATGAAAGGCGCATTGTTTCTCGCCTTGGGCGCGATTTTTTACCGTGTCGGCGGTGTGAGTCTTAAACATCTGCAAGGCATTGGTAAAGAGATGCCCTTAACCATGGCCGCATTTGTTATCGGTGGCTTGAGCATCATCGGTATGCCCTTAACCGTAGGCTTTGTCAGTAAGTGGTATTTATTGCAGGCAGCCCTGGAACAAAGCTGGTACATGGTGTCGCTGATCATCCTGTTGGGCTCACTACTTTCTGTAATCTACATCTGGAAGGTGGTAGAAGCTGCTTATTTCAAACCCGCATTGGCGGATCGTAAACCTGTGACTGAGGCGCCTTTGAGTTTACTCATTCCCATCTGGATTTTGGTACTGGCTAATCTTTATTTCGGTATCGATACCAATCTTTCCGTAACCACAACAGAGCAGGTAGCGCAGCAGCTTCTGCAAGGTGGTAAGCCATGA
- a CDS encoding proton-conducting transporter membrane subunit, giving the protein MSTTNLLLTTFALPLILIALILLFRKQPNLREAASIGVGILVFVCNLMLLQHWLTTEEISFTLFTLFPGVTIAFDIEPLGMIFALVASALWPVTTLYALGYMRAHHEPRQTQFYCFFALSIFSVMGIAFAGNLMTLFVFYELLTLATFPLVAHAGTKKAKRGARTYLGILLFSSILFFLLAVISTWHFTGTMDFKLGGILDGVSDGVVSVLLILFVFGVGKAAIMPLHGWLPAAMVAPTPVSALLHAVAVVKAGVFTILKVMVYVFGIERLATIPSGTFLLYLAGFSILFASLVAIRKRNLKARLAWSTVSQLGYITMGALLASPLGVVGSAMHITMHAFSKITLFFCAGAIIVAAHKTEIPQMRGLGKQMPITMLAFGIASLGIIGLPPAGGTWSKWMLLMGTAETEHWILMLILMVSSLLSIGYLLPVTLRAFFPGPEGPAEPVHANGRFDLAPTASLIAIVITTFACLALFFYADAIYQFAMRVV; this is encoded by the coding sequence ATGAGTACCACAAACTTATTGCTCACCACATTTGCCTTGCCGCTGATACTGATAGCGTTAATATTGCTGTTTCGCAAACAGCCCAATCTGCGGGAAGCCGCCAGCATTGGCGTTGGGATATTGGTGTTTGTTTGTAATCTGATGTTGTTACAACATTGGTTAACAACAGAAGAAATATCTTTCACTCTGTTTACCTTGTTTCCAGGTGTCACTATCGCCTTTGACATAGAGCCGCTGGGGATGATCTTTGCACTGGTTGCCAGTGCCTTGTGGCCAGTCACTACGCTTTATGCATTGGGTTATATGCGTGCCCATCACGAACCCAGACAAACCCAGTTTTATTGCTTTTTTGCGCTGTCGATTTTTTCGGTAATGGGCATCGCTTTTGCGGGCAACCTGATGACCTTGTTTGTCTTTTATGAACTGCTTACTTTGGCCACTTTCCCGTTGGTGGCCCATGCCGGTACCAAAAAAGCCAAACGCGGGGCGAGAACTTATTTGGGTATCTTACTGTTTAGTTCCATTTTATTTTTCCTTTTGGCCGTTATCAGTACCTGGCATTTTACCGGCACCATGGATTTTAAACTTGGCGGTATCTTAGATGGCGTTAGTGATGGTGTTGTTTCGGTACTGCTTATTCTGTTTGTATTTGGGGTGGGCAAGGCCGCTATTATGCCTCTGCATGGCTGGCTACCTGCAGCAATGGTGGCCCCCACACCCGTAAGTGCTCTTTTACATGCCGTTGCGGTGGTAAAAGCCGGGGTATTCACCATCCTTAAGGTGATGGTGTATGTATTTGGTATCGAACGCCTGGCAACGATCCCCAGTGGTACTTTCTTGCTCTATCTTGCGGGCTTTTCTATCTTGTTTGCCTCGTTGGTTGCCATTCGCAAGCGCAACTTAAAAGCCCGTCTCGCCTGGTCAACTGTCAGCCAGTTGGGTTACATTACGATGGGGGCCTTGCTGGCCAGTCCGCTAGGTGTGGTAGGTAGCGCAATGCATATCACTATGCATGCCTTTAGTAAAATCACCCTGTTTTTCTGTGCTGGTGCCATTATCGTGGCCGCTCACAAAACTGAAATTCCACAAATGCGAGGTTTAGGTAAGCAAATGCCTATCACCATGCTGGCTTTTGGTATTGCCAGTTTGGGTATCATTGGCCTGCCACCTGCAGGTGGTACCTGGAGTAAATGGATGTTGTTGATGGGCACTGCAGAAACCGAACATTGGATCTTGATGTTAATTCTGATGGTGAGTTCCTTACTGAGCATTGGCTACTTACTGCCTGTAACCTTACGTGCTTTCTTCCCCGGTCCGGAAGGCCCGGCAGAGCCAGTGCATGCCAATGGCCGATTTGATCTGGCCCCGACGGCCTCATTAATCGCTATCGTTATTACAACGTTTGCCTGTCTTGCACTGTTTTTTTACGCCGATGCCATATATCAATTTGCAATGAGGGTGGTGTAG
- a CDS encoding Na(+)/H(+) antiporter subunit D, translated as MLGSDLAPFIPFYLGAILAALLNDRLRSIVTLVVPLIGLALLLNLSDGVHWQWGFFGLQLTPFEVDKLSILFGIIFHIAAIIAALYAWHVKDKMQQIASMLYAGSALGAVFAGDLITVIVFWEMLALTSVFLVWARRSERAISSGFRYLYFQILSGLLLIAGTIFYINQTGSVELGFIGLESIAGWLILLAFGVKCAFPLCHNWLTDSYAESTVTGTVFLSAFTTKTAVYMLARTYPGTELLVYVGAAMTCFPIFYAVIENDLRRVLAYSMINQIGFMVCGIGIGTALAINGAVAHAFNDIIFKGLLFMSVGAVLYMTGRSNASELGGLYKSMPKTTIFCLIGAASISAFPLFSGFVSKSMVMSAVLKEGYDWIWLMLLFASAGVFHHAGIKIPYFAFFAHDSGIRTKEAPLNMLLAMGVAATLCIFIGVFPEVLYGLLPFATDYTAYDTTHVLAQMQILFFSALAFVWLNLKGYYPPELRSVNLDAEWLYRRVLPDVLRSGLAVFRNMERAASQWVSLGLNSFSHVFLNRKGVFGKFSKSNPTSTMVMWVTVFLASYLLFSFV; from the coding sequence ATGTTGGGGAGTGATTTAGCACCGTTCATCCCGTTTTATCTGGGAGCAATACTGGCCGCATTATTAAATGATAGGCTAAGATCCATCGTCACCCTTGTTGTGCCCCTTATTGGTTTGGCACTATTGTTAAATCTTTCTGATGGTGTACATTGGCAATGGGGCTTTTTTGGCTTGCAGCTCACGCCATTTGAAGTGGACAAGCTTAGCATTCTGTTCGGTATTATTTTCCATATCGCAGCCATCATTGCTGCGCTTTACGCCTGGCATGTGAAAGACAAAATGCAGCAAATTGCCAGTATGCTTTATGCTGGTAGTGCCTTGGGAGCAGTATTTGCAGGTGATCTAATCACGGTGATCGTGTTTTGGGAAATGCTGGCTCTGACTTCAGTATTCTTGGTATGGGCGCGACGCTCTGAACGTGCTATCAGTTCCGGTTTCCGTTATCTGTACTTTCAAATTCTCTCTGGTCTGCTGCTTATCGCCGGTACGATTTTTTACATCAACCAGACTGGCTCGGTTGAGCTGGGCTTTATTGGCCTGGAAAGCATTGCCGGCTGGCTGATTTTGCTTGCTTTTGGTGTTAAGTGCGCCTTCCCGCTGTGTCATAACTGGCTTACCGATTCCTATGCCGAATCAACGGTAACGGGGACGGTGTTTTTAAGCGCTTTTACCACCAAAACCGCGGTTTACATGTTAGCCAGAACTTACCCGGGCACCGAGCTGTTGGTGTATGTGGGCGCTGCCATGACCTGTTTTCCTATCTTTTATGCGGTAATTGAAAACGACTTACGCCGGGTATTGGCCTACAGCATGATCAACCAGATAGGTTTTATGGTGTGTGGTATCGGGATCGGTACTGCGCTGGCCATCAATGGCGCAGTGGCTCACGCCTTTAACGATATTATCTTTAAAGGGTTGCTGTTTATGTCGGTGGGCGCGGTACTTTACATGACAGGCCGAAGTAATGCCTCTGAACTGGGCGGTCTGTACAAAAGCATGCCCAAAACCACGATATTCTGTCTCATTGGCGCAGCGTCTATTTCGGCCTTCCCCCTATTTAGTGGCTTTGTTAGTAAGTCCATGGTGATGAGCGCTGTGCTCAAAGAGGGCTATGACTGGATTTGGCTGATGCTGTTGTTTGCCTCTGCCGGGGTATTCCACCACGCTGGTATCAAAATCCCTTATTTCGCCTTTTTTGCTCACGACAGTGGCATCCGAACTAAAGAAGCCCCGCTCAACATGCTTCTGGCGATGGGGGTTGCTGCCACTTTGTGTATTTTCATTGGGGTTTTCCCGGAAGTCTTGTACGGTCTATTGCCGTTCGCAACGGATTACACCGCTTACGATACGACTCACGTGTTGGCACAAATGCAGATCCTGTTCTTTTCGGCTCTGGCCTTTGTATGGCTCAACCTGAAAGGCTACTACCCGCCAGAATTACGCTCAGTTAATCTGGATGCCGAGTGGTTGTATCGCCGCGTATTACCGGATGTATTGCGCAGCGGGCTTGCCGTATTCCGCAACATGGAAAGAGCTGCCTCACAATGGGTATCATTAGGGTTAAATAGCTTTAGTCATGTGTTCCTGAATCGCAAAGGTGTATTTGGTAAGTTTTCCAAATCCAACCCCACCAGTACGATGGTTATGTGGGTAACCGTGTTCCTGGCGTCCTATTTGCTGTTTAGTTTTGTGTGA
- a CDS encoding TolC family protein, whose translation MNRSKIKTRMPLASIACLLLAYNVFAQPAPELNQAITLEQAIVVANQSDPWHQENVLQQQAVKYRSVAAGQLPDPKLSVSMMNLPLDSWAIDQEPMTQLKVAIAQQFPRGETRELKQQKLQIEAERFPILRENRKAQVAAKISELWLQAFQAQKIIELIENDRVLFEQMLDVAKANYSSTLGRTRQQDVIRAQLELAQLQDWLTEQAMHKEAALAKLNEWLYPYHETSELRLLDFNRAPAYRVTTELPALEVTYAGILVTSQMDTNAIVNILLQHPAIKALDIKYQSAQKSTDIARQGYKPQWGVNASYGYRDDAPDGSSRTDFFSIGVSLDIPLFTEHKQAQLVSASVAETEAVKTEKLLMAKNMLGQVQSLAKELARYQQRADLYETQLLAQSRDQASAALTAYTHDDGDFSEVVRAKIAELNMRIAKLKIDVAIQKTIAKLNYFLNQSNSKFTAAQQQGEY comes from the coding sequence ATGAATCGCAGTAAAATCAAAACCCGGATGCCATTGGCATCCATCGCTTGCCTGTTGTTGGCATACAATGTGTTTGCGCAACCAGCACCAGAGCTGAATCAGGCCATTACTTTGGAGCAAGCAATTGTCGTGGCAAATCAATCCGATCCCTGGCATCAGGAAAACGTGTTGCAGCAGCAAGCGGTGAAGTATCGCAGTGTGGCTGCCGGGCAATTACCTGATCCTAAACTTTCTGTAAGTATGATGAATTTGCCTCTGGATTCCTGGGCAATCGATCAGGAGCCAATGACGCAACTTAAAGTGGCCATTGCACAGCAATTTCCTCGTGGCGAAACTCGTGAGCTTAAGCAGCAGAAATTGCAGATCGAAGCCGAACGTTTTCCGATACTACGGGAAAATCGCAAAGCGCAAGTTGCAGCCAAAATCTCCGAACTTTGGTTGCAAGCTTTTCAGGCGCAAAAAATCATTGAACTTATCGAAAATGACAGAGTACTGTTTGAGCAAATGTTGGATGTAGCGAAAGCGAACTATTCATCCACTTTGGGCAGAACTCGTCAGCAAGATGTGATTCGAGCGCAATTAGAATTGGCGCAACTGCAAGACTGGTTAACAGAACAAGCCATGCACAAAGAAGCGGCACTGGCAAAACTCAACGAGTGGTTGTATCCCTACCATGAGACCTCTGAGTTGCGGCTGTTGGACTTCAATAGAGCACCTGCATATAGGGTAACAACAGAGCTTCCGGCGCTGGAAGTAACCTATGCAGGTATCCTGGTGACGTCACAAATGGATACTAATGCAATTGTAAACATACTTTTGCAACATCCAGCGATCAAAGCACTGGATATAAAATATCAATCAGCACAAAAATCAACAGATATCGCCCGCCAGGGTTACAAGCCTCAATGGGGCGTTAATGCCAGCTACGGTTATCGCGATGATGCCCCTGATGGCAGTAGTCGTACCGACTTTTTCTCTATCGGGGTGAGTTTGGACATCCCCCTGTTCACTGAACATAAACAAGCTCAGTTGGTTTCCGCCAGCGTTGCAGAAACCGAAGCGGTGAAAACGGAGAAGTTACTCATGGCAAAAAACATGTTGGGCCAGGTGCAAAGCCTGGCGAAAGAGCTGGCGCGTTATCAGCAGCGAGCTGACTTGTATGAGACTCAGCTATTAGCTCAAAGTCGTGATCAAGCCTCTGCCGCACTGACTGCTTATACCCATGATGATGGCGATTTTTCGGAGGTGGTAAGAGCCAAAATAGCAGAGTTAAATATGCGTATCGCCAAACTTAAAATTGATGTTGCCATCCAGAAAACCATCGCAAAACTCAATTACTTCCTGAATCAGTCAAACAGCAAATTTACTGCTGCACAGCAACAAGGAGAATACTGA
- a CDS encoding efflux RND transporter periplasmic adaptor subunit yields MKPAVTLFATLITGALIGAGAVSLLQTPSSSSGAETSSEKQPLYWVAPMDANYRRDKPGKSPMGMDLVPVYEDDDETLSPGTVKIAPHVVNNLGVRTAPVQLAELNNAINTVGYVQYDEDKLLHIHPRVEGWIEKLFVKAEGDPVKKDAPLYTLYSPQLVNAQEEFVLALKRNDNALIAAARERLKALQLSNDFIGKLEQQRKVSQSVTFYAPQSGVIDALKTREGYFVQPGNTLMSIAQLEQVWVEAEVFERDTAVVVQGQPVSMTLDYLPGKVWQGEVDYIYPTLNPKTRTLRVRLTFDNPELLLKPNMFAQVVIHAHAQAQSDALLVPKESVIRTGKQDRVVLALGEGRFKSVAVTIGRVTANHIEILEGLEQSDEVVTSAQFLLDSESSKQSDFKRMNHDEEPDSLWMAGKVNDVMPGHRMVNISHEPAEAWGWPEMTMDFTVAQQVDINELEAGQSLHFEVTKTTDGVYRVTEIHIMDTGHNMDTQETYPTATVQGLLNSLSVEDRVLNISREAIDKWQRPAATMDFRVDEDVDITNLLPGMSILFTFEVREDLYITTIEVLAGDSSNGDSRLQNHSSHAVKGANRD; encoded by the coding sequence ATGAAACCCGCTGTAACGTTGTTCGCTACCTTAATTACCGGTGCACTTATCGGCGCGGGGGCAGTGAGTTTGCTGCAGACTCCCTCTTCGTCATCGGGAGCTGAAACCTCAAGCGAGAAACAACCCCTTTATTGGGTGGCACCGATGGACGCCAATTATCGTCGTGATAAACCTGGTAAATCTCCGATGGGAATGGACCTGGTACCGGTTTATGAAGATGATGATGAGACGCTGTCTCCAGGAACGGTTAAAATTGCCCCGCATGTTGTCAATAATCTGGGGGTGCGCACTGCACCCGTACAACTGGCAGAACTGAACAATGCCATTAATACAGTCGGCTACGTGCAATACGATGAGGACAAATTGTTGCATATCCACCCCCGCGTTGAAGGTTGGATAGAAAAATTGTTCGTCAAAGCGGAGGGCGACCCGGTTAAAAAAGACGCGCCTTTGTATACCCTGTATTCCCCACAGTTAGTTAATGCTCAGGAAGAATTTGTTCTCGCCCTTAAGCGTAACGATAATGCTTTGATCGCAGCTGCAAGAGAGCGTTTGAAGGCTTTGCAATTATCAAACGATTTCATCGGCAAACTGGAACAACAGCGTAAAGTGAGTCAGTCAGTGACTTTTTATGCGCCACAAAGCGGGGTTATTGACGCTCTGAAAACCCGCGAGGGCTATTTCGTGCAACCCGGTAATACCTTGATGAGCATTGCGCAATTAGAGCAGGTTTGGGTGGAAGCCGAAGTGTTTGAACGTGACACCGCTGTTGTGGTTCAAGGGCAACCCGTGTCCATGACATTGGACTATTTACCCGGGAAAGTCTGGCAAGGAGAAGTGGATTACATCTATCCTACTTTAAATCCCAAAACCCGCACGTTGCGGGTACGCCTGACCTTCGATAATCCCGAGTTGCTGTTAAAGCCTAATATGTTTGCTCAGGTGGTGATACATGCACATGCACAAGCGCAAAGCGATGCTTTGCTGGTGCCCAAAGAATCCGTCATCAGAACCGGCAAACAAGACCGGGTGGTCCTGGCGTTAGGCGAAGGAAGATTTAAATCTGTTGCGGTCACCATTGGACGAGTAACGGCCAATCATATCGAAATCCTTGAAGGGTTAGAGCAATCCGACGAGGTGGTTACTTCAGCGCAGTTTTTGCTCGATTCCGAATCCAGCAAACAATCTGACTTTAAACGCATGAACCATGATGAAGAGCCGGATTCGCTATGGATGGCAGGGAAAGTCAACGACGTCATGCCGGGGCACCGCATGGTGAATATCAGTCATGAACCTGCAGAGGCATGGGGATGGCCTGAAATGACCATGGATTTTACTGTTGCGCAGCAGGTGGATATCAATGAGCTTGAGGCCGGACAGTCGCTGCATTTTGAAGTAACCAAAACGACAGACGGCGTGTACCGAGTGACGGAGATTCATATTATGGACACCGGGCATAATATGGACACCCAAGAGACTTATCCCACTGCAACGGTGCAAGGTCTGCTCAACAGTCTCTCCGTGGAAGATCGTGTGCTGAATATCAGTCGCGAGGCGATTGATAAATGGCAGCGCCCTGCCGCCACTATGGATTTTCGAGTGGATGAAGACGTAGATATCACCAATCTTTTGCCGGGTATGTCCATCTTGTTCACTTTTGAAGTGCGAGAGGATTTGTATATCACGACTATTGAGGTTTTGGCGGGAGATTCATCCAATGGTGACAGTAGGCTCCAGAACCATTCGTCTCATGCAGTAAAGGGGGCAAATCGTGATTGA